One genomic window of Gossypium hirsutum isolate 1008001.06 chromosome D11, Gossypium_hirsutum_v2.1, whole genome shotgun sequence includes the following:
- the LOC107923342 gene encoding transcriptional regulator TAC1 — METNHQHEDSKSSSEESDRSEQSNDDVGSGRSYECVFCKRGFTTAQALGGHMNIHRKDRAKSSRPNSVPIVSGKVDDENYASLRSSSSYLPIIQSYQPHYVSYQAFFPASSGWDFRPPHTPHGDELFVDNSSRYLNPFREEDWPRNLNLRIGPSHDENKKIDHGSSQDDELDLELRLGHDP, encoded by the coding sequence ATGGAAACCAACCATCAGCATGAAGATTCCAAGAGCTCGAGCGAAGAATCCGATCGGTCAGAGCAAAGCAACGATGATGTGGGCAGTGGCCGGTCCTACGAGTGCGTATTTTGCAAGAGAGGGTTCACGACAGCACAAGCCTTGGGAGGGCATATGAATATTCACAGAAAAGATAGAGCCAAGAGCAGTAGGCCTAACTCAGTTCCTATAGTTTCGGGCAAAGTGGATGATGAGAATTATGCAAGCCTTAGATCGTCTTCTTCATACCTGCCAATAATCCAAAGCTATCAGCCGCATTACGTAAGTTATCAAGCTTTTTTCCCAGCTTCATCAGGTTGGGATTTCAGACCCCCACACACACCCCACGGGGACGAATTATTTGTGGACAATTCTTCACGGTATCTAAATCCGTTTAGAGAGGAGGATTGGCCTAGGAATCTAAACTTGCGAATCGGTCCATCCCATGATGAAAACAAGAAGATTGATCATGGAAGTAGTCAAGATGATGAATTGGATTTGGAGCTTCGATTAGGTCATGATCCgtag